Proteins encoded together in one Hymenobacter psoromatis window:
- a CDS encoding helix-turn-helix transcriptional regulator gives MWAVNRLNPWISMPVGKNAYKRYLIIDKCLQRRNLIWTIKDLLKAVDDEYRETTAKGKGVCERTLKGDLHDMKLPMHHAAPIEYTRKKGYHYTEPGYSIRKTPLTSADLMILHQSLHTLKALRGLGLADDLDELVQRLEQHLPSDGTVTNPILQLEAAPDYTGTEHLKPLYKAIREQTPQVMQYQSYRAAQASPVKVHPYLLKTYNGRWYLIASNEAKGAHLQNYALDRIKGLDDSPLKFRPTDVDFSTYFDSIIGVTMPEKNPHSETIRLHIAAGRALYVLTKALHPSQVTISDTADGLVIELRLIINQEFKTRLFSFGPDLQVLAPKSLRDSMHEKLKKAVSRYK, from the coding sequence ATGTGGGCTGTGAACAGGCTTAACCCTTGGATTTCGATGCCGGTCGGTAAAAATGCTTACAAGCGTTACCTCATTATTGATAAGTGCCTACAACGGCGCAACCTCATCTGGACCATCAAGGACCTGCTGAAAGCAGTAGATGATGAGTACCGCGAAACCACAGCCAAAGGGAAAGGCGTGTGCGAGCGCACGCTCAAGGGAGATTTGCACGACATGAAACTGCCGATGCACCATGCTGCCCCCATTGAGTACACCCGCAAGAAAGGCTACCATTACACGGAGCCGGGCTACTCTATTCGCAAAACCCCGCTTACCAGCGCAGACCTGATGATTCTTCACCAGAGCCTGCATACGTTGAAAGCTTTGCGTGGCCTAGGCCTGGCGGATGACCTGGATGAGTTGGTTCAGCGTCTGGAACAGCATCTGCCCAGTGATGGAACCGTAACCAACCCAATTCTTCAACTAGAAGCAGCGCCGGATTATACTGGCACTGAGCACTTGAAACCTCTGTATAAAGCTATTCGGGAGCAGACGCCGCAGGTGATGCAGTATCAATCTTACCGTGCAGCACAGGCCAGCCCAGTGAAAGTCCACCCCTATCTGCTCAAGACGTACAACGGGCGCTGGTATCTGATAGCCAGCAATGAAGCGAAAGGCGCTCATCTTCAAAACTACGCGCTTGACCGCATCAAAGGACTGGATGACAGCCCTTTGAAATTTCGTCCGACTGATGTCGATTTTAGCACCTATTTCGATTCTATCATCGGGGTAACGATGCCGGAGAAAAATCCGCACTCCGAGACTATTCGCTTGCACATTGCGGCTGGGCGAGCTCTCTACGTACTTACCAAAGCGCTGCACCCAAGCCAGGTAACCATAAGTGACACTGCGGATGGCTTGGTAATCGAGCTACGCTTAATTATCAATCAGGAGTTCAAGACGCGCCTGTTTAGTTTCGGACCTGATTTACAAGTGCTAGCGCCCAAATCCTTGCGCGACTCTATGCACGAGAAGCTCAAAAAGGCCGTCTCCCGCTACAAATAA
- a CDS encoding class I SAM-dependent DNA methyltransferase, protein MTYPDFLARWQASGGAEHANYGLFLQDLCDLLGVPRPDPTTDDPAQDAYVFERGVTFDDGVGKRSTGRIDLYKRGCFVLETKQGTDTPDQQALAAKAELGQAAGKRRKGHAVRGTAKWGQMVEAAREQALRYVRALPASEPRPPFVVVVDVGYSVDLYSNFAGVGDSYVPFPDSQQFRVPLLALADPAVRERLRLLFTDPQQLDPARLAAQVTRQLAGYLAGLSTQLEKAGHKPDVVAQFLMRCLFTMFAEDVELIPKKSFSKLLAEYADTPELRANLPKALQSLWTAMDTGGFAAALRTDVRQFNGKLFHDATALPLNADQIKLLQEAAAADWTLVEPAIFGTLLERALDPQERHSLGAHYTPRRYVERLVLPAVIEPLRREWAAAQAASAQRLEEGKGKKAVEEARTELHRFLRRLTSVRILDPACGSGNFLYVTLEHLKRLEGEVLTALGQLGSSGRLELGDGTTVGPRQLLGLELNPRAAAIADVVLRIGYLQWHLRTYGLTQLREPLLDDYQNIQQQDAVLKYDNPVARLDINGKVLMRWDGRTKKVHPISGREVPDETAQVPVYDYPNPQQSTWPKADFIIGNPPFIGKLKMREDLGDGYVEALRDAYSAEVPDSADFVMYWWYKAGQQLLASNVDRIGFITTNSISQIYNRRVMEAYLNNSQDPISLSFVIPNHPWVDTSDGAAVRIAMTVAQRGIHNGIHATVVSEIPVEDDAIEVVIVESEGLINSDLSLGADVTTAFVLQANQNVSFVGVKFYGKGFELDQTEAASLSATSSQPLVKPFVSGQDLTKTPRRRSVIDAFGLTLEEMVSKYPDAYQWLWLHVKPARDHNPRETRQEKWWLFGENQPSMRRAIEGLPRYIVTVETAKHRLFQFVPGDWVSEGKAIVIATDDAYLLGILSSQSHAIWALAAGGRLGVGDTPVYNKSRCFEPFPFPAATEAQKARIREIAEQFDAHRKRQQVQHPSLTLTDLYNVVEKLRVGQPLTVKEQTTHEQGLAAVVLSLHQQLDAVVAEAYGWPADLLEADILTRLVQLNHQRQQEEAAGTIRYLRPAYQAPGQQQSALALPQEAAAAASTATETGPQPWPTALAQQMQAVRAVVQQATAPLGAAQVAARFRGSSAKKVQPLLDTLELMSLVRFVEEENKYAA, encoded by the coding sequence GTGACCTACCCCGATTTCCTCGCCCGCTGGCAAGCTTCCGGCGGTGCCGAGCACGCCAACTACGGCCTCTTCCTGCAAGACCTTTGCGACCTGCTGGGCGTGCCCCGGCCTGACCCTACCACCGACGACCCCGCCCAGGATGCCTACGTGTTCGAGCGCGGCGTGACGTTCGACGACGGCGTAGGAAAGCGCAGCACCGGCCGCATCGACCTATACAAGCGCGGCTGCTTCGTGCTCGAAACCAAACAGGGTACCGATACGCCCGACCAGCAGGCACTAGCCGCCAAAGCCGAGCTGGGCCAAGCCGCTGGCAAGCGCCGCAAGGGCCACGCCGTGCGCGGCACCGCCAAATGGGGCCAGATGGTGGAAGCGGCCCGCGAGCAGGCCCTGCGCTACGTGCGCGCCCTACCGGCCAGCGAGCCCCGCCCACCCTTTGTGGTCGTAGTTGATGTGGGCTATTCCGTCGACCTCTACAGCAATTTTGCGGGCGTGGGCGACAGCTACGTGCCGTTTCCTGACTCGCAACAGTTCCGGGTGCCGTTGCTGGCGCTAGCCGACCCCGCCGTGCGCGAGCGGCTCCGGCTGCTCTTCACCGACCCGCAGCAGCTCGACCCCGCCCGCCTGGCGGCCCAGGTAACACGCCAGTTGGCGGGCTACCTAGCCGGGCTCAGCACCCAGTTAGAGAAAGCAGGCCACAAGCCCGATGTAGTGGCCCAATTCCTGATGCGCTGCCTCTTCACCATGTTTGCCGAGGACGTGGAGCTAATTCCCAAGAAGTCCTTTTCCAAGCTGCTGGCCGAGTATGCCGATACGCCTGAACTGCGAGCCAATCTGCCAAAAGCCTTGCAAAGCCTATGGACTGCCATGGACACCGGGGGCTTCGCCGCAGCGCTGCGAACCGATGTGCGGCAGTTCAATGGCAAGCTATTTCACGATGCGACGGCACTGCCCCTGAATGCCGACCAGATAAAACTGCTGCAAGAGGCCGCTGCCGCCGACTGGACGCTGGTGGAGCCCGCCATCTTCGGCACCCTGCTTGAACGTGCCCTCGACCCGCAAGAGCGCCACAGCTTGGGCGCGCACTACACCCCGCGCCGTTATGTAGAGCGCTTAGTATTGCCGGCCGTGATAGAGCCGCTGCGCCGCGAGTGGGCCGCCGCCCAGGCCGCCAGTGCTCAGCGCCTCGAAGAAGGCAAAGGCAAAAAAGCCGTAGAAGAGGCCCGCACCGAGCTACACCGCTTCCTGCGCCGCCTCACGTCAGTGCGGATTCTGGACCCGGCCTGCGGCTCGGGCAACTTCCTCTATGTGACGCTCGAACACCTCAAACGGCTGGAAGGGGAGGTGCTCACGGCCCTAGGCCAGTTGGGCAGCTCTGGCCGCTTGGAGTTGGGCGATGGCACCACTGTAGGTCCACGCCAGTTGCTGGGCCTAGAGCTGAACCCCCGCGCTGCGGCTATTGCCGACGTGGTGCTGCGTATCGGCTACTTGCAGTGGCACTTGCGTACCTATGGGCTCACCCAACTGCGCGAGCCGCTGCTCGATGATTATCAGAATATTCAGCAACAAGATGCTGTTTTAAAGTATGATAATCCAGTAGCACGGCTGGATATAAATGGAAAAGTTTTAATGCGTTGGGATGGTCGCACAAAGAAGGTGCATCCTATCTCTGGTCGTGAAGTACCCGACGAAACAGCTCAAGTTCCTGTGTATGACTATCCTAATCCGCAACAATCAACTTGGCCAAAAGCTGACTTCATTATTGGTAATCCTCCATTCATAGGCAAACTAAAGATGAGAGAGGATTTAGGAGACGGGTATGTTGAGGCGTTACGCGACGCTTACAGTGCAGAAGTGCCTGATTCTGCCGATTTCGTAATGTATTGGTGGTATAAAGCAGGCCAACAACTCTTAGCGAGCAACGTCGATAGAATAGGGTTTATCACAACAAACTCTATAAGTCAAATATATAATCGCAGGGTAATGGAGGCCTACCTCAATAACTCTCAAGACCCTATCTCATTAAGTTTTGTAATCCCAAATCATCCATGGGTAGATACTAGCGATGGAGCTGCGGTACGCATTGCAATGACGGTAGCACAACGTGGTATTCACAATGGCATTCACGCAACAGTCGTGAGCGAAATACCAGTAGAGGATGATGCAATTGAAGTAGTAATCGTTGAATCAGAGGGTCTTATCAATTCTGATTTGTCATTAGGCGCAGATGTAACCACAGCATTTGTATTGCAGGCAAACCAAAACGTCTCCTTTGTAGGTGTTAAGTTCTATGGAAAAGGCTTTGAGTTAGACCAAACAGAAGCGGCTAGCTTATCAGCTACCTCAAGTCAGCCACTTGTGAAGCCTTTTGTCAGTGGACAGGATTTAACTAAAACTCCTCGCCGACGGTCAGTAATAGATGCGTTTGGATTAACATTAGAGGAAATGGTAAGCAAATATCCTGATGCTTATCAGTGGCTATGGCTTCACGTTAAACCCGCTCGAGACCATAACCCTAGAGAAACAAGACAAGAAAAATGGTGGCTTTTTGGCGAGAATCAGCCTAGTATGCGGCGAGCAATTGAAGGTTTGCCAAGGTATATCGTTACTGTCGAAACAGCCAAGCACCGCTTGTTTCAATTTGTTCCTGGTGACTGGGTATCAGAGGGTAAAGCAATAGTCATTGCCACTGATGATGCTTATTTATTAGGTATACTGAGTAGTCAGTCACATGCAATATGGGCACTAGCCGCTGGTGGACGTTTGGGGGTAGGTGACACTCCTGTATATAACAAGTCCCGATGCTTCGAGCCTTTCCCATTTCCTGCTGCCACTGAGGCTCAAAAAGCTCGCATCCGCGAAATAGCCGAACAATTTGACGCGCACCGCAAGCGTCAGCAGGTCCAGCATCCCAGCCTCACGCTCACCGACCTCTACAACGTGGTGGAGAAGCTGCGCGTCGGCCAGCCGCTCACAGTCAAGGAGCAAACCACCCACGAGCAGGGCTTGGCCGCCGTAGTGCTCAGCCTGCACCAGCAACTCGACGCGGTCGTAGCCGAAGCTTATGGTTGGCCGGCTGACCTACTTGAGGCCGATATCCTCACCCGTCTGGTGCAACTCAACCACCAGCGCCAGCAGGAAGAAGCTGCCGGTACCATTCGCTACCTGCGCCCTGCTTACCAAGCTCCCGGCCAGCAGCAGTCGGCCCTGGCACTACCCCAGGAAGCCGCCGCCGCTGCCAGCACTGCTACTGAAACCGGCCCGCAGCCCTGGCCCACCGCTCTGGCCCAGCAAATGCAGGCTGTGCGAGCCGTGGTGCAGCAAGCCACCGCGCCGCTGGGCGCGGCACAGGTAGCAGCCCGCTTCCGGGGCAGCAGCGCCAAGAAGGTGCAGCCCCTGCTCGATACGCTGGAGCTAATGTCGCTGGTGCGCTTTGTGGAGGAGGAGAATAAGTATGCCGCGTAG
- a CDS encoding Mov34/MPN/PAD-1 family protein, protein MELLEMGYYPLSGEPVEAGSLAIPKAIELVQALQSQGLPYIRLVDCLRVEEYEFVVVDVEPEVPQYPVHEVQNVERIAIGFNPADIEHQLVWALREDFPLVPHLHFGREGMPRSLCLYQIAYADLKPTWTAAALIRQLQRWLTQTARGELHAADQALEQAFYAPPERLVLPTVVFAPDAAIMQEPLHVRFVSTVLGKTTLVASYASAASAPEGQQAKFTSFVYTASPQVHGLIREQPRTIAELQAYLSGSDVDFTNTLRRYLSDLKDAPGFNRSLQLLIIVRLPKLRTATEAIETVEVWAFASVGMLAELGTELGIWAMHENLLADLYPIDPVCIGQHSRLELLSPVRALTRDLAAAYNGLLSTTTRFVAVGAGSLGSQVVNNLVRAGQGNWVWLDEDQYLPHNAARHYLPSSLVGLGKAHAMVSMLKNTYEKTDLLAIAANVLHSTSAQVMTAYSAAEVILDMSASVAVARHLALDIESPARRLSLFLNPSGTDLVLLTEPEDRSLRLDQLEMEYYRALLRQPQLQQHLLTAGQPIRYSHACRDVSVQLPQDQAALQAAIGARAVRTSVAEPGARIKIWRAQPDLTVVADEIEVSTYAEVTVGSWTLAVPHQLLREIREQRQVRLPNETGGVLIGVFDTQHRRVYIVDLILSPADSQESPIAYTRGVEGVPEELARISECTGRQVLYVGEWHSHPDGYSVLPSEDDKRLFATLQRESQTKGLPAVMAIAGEHGTTSWYVADIAVGRGVNKLPS, encoded by the coding sequence ATGGAATTGCTTGAAATGGGATACTATCCACTGTCGGGAGAGCCAGTTGAGGCTGGCTCTCTGGCAATACCAAAAGCCATTGAATTGGTGCAAGCCCTGCAAAGTCAGGGCTTGCCCTATATCCGGCTGGTAGATTGTCTGCGCGTTGAAGAGTACGAGTTCGTGGTCGTGGATGTCGAGCCGGAAGTGCCGCAGTATCCGGTGCACGAGGTGCAAAATGTCGAACGCATCGCAATTGGCTTCAACCCGGCTGATATAGAACATCAGCTGGTATGGGCGCTACGCGAGGATTTTCCACTGGTACCACACCTACACTTTGGCCGCGAAGGGATGCCGCGTAGCTTGTGTCTGTACCAGATTGCCTATGCAGACCTAAAGCCAACCTGGACGGCTGCTGCACTGATACGGCAGCTACAGCGCTGGTTGACTCAAACGGCTCGTGGAGAGTTACATGCTGCCGACCAGGCGCTGGAGCAAGCCTTTTACGCTCCACCGGAGCGGCTGGTATTGCCAACTGTTGTTTTTGCGCCTGATGCCGCAATTATGCAAGAACCTCTGCACGTGCGTTTCGTCAGCACAGTGCTTGGCAAAACGACCTTGGTTGCTTCGTATGCATCTGCAGCATCAGCACCCGAGGGCCAGCAGGCAAAGTTCACCAGTTTTGTGTATACGGCTTCGCCGCAGGTGCACGGTTTGATTCGGGAACAGCCACGTACAATAGCTGAACTCCAAGCTTATTTGTCTGGTAGCGATGTGGATTTTACGAACACGCTACGCCGGTACTTGAGTGACTTGAAAGATGCTCCAGGCTTTAATCGCAGCCTTCAATTACTGATTATTGTTCGGCTCCCGAAGTTGCGCACGGCAACGGAGGCTATTGAGACAGTGGAAGTATGGGCCTTCGCTTCAGTCGGCATGCTGGCTGAGCTTGGCACAGAACTCGGAATTTGGGCCATGCACGAAAACCTCTTAGCCGACCTTTACCCTATCGACCCTGTGTGCATCGGGCAGCATAGTAGGCTAGAATTGCTCAGTCCAGTGCGGGCGCTCACGCGCGACCTGGCTGCTGCTTACAATGGCTTGCTGTCTACCACTACGCGCTTCGTAGCAGTGGGCGCGGGTAGCTTAGGGTCGCAGGTAGTCAATAACCTGGTGCGTGCCGGGCAGGGCAATTGGGTATGGCTCGATGAAGACCAGTATCTGCCCCACAATGCGGCACGGCACTATTTGCCGAGCAGTTTGGTAGGCTTGGGCAAGGCGCACGCGATGGTATCGATGTTGAAGAATACCTACGAGAAAACGGACTTGCTGGCCATTGCGGCCAACGTATTACACTCGACCTCCGCCCAGGTAATGACGGCATACAGCGCGGCAGAGGTCATACTGGATATGTCAGCCTCAGTGGCAGTGGCTCGGCACCTGGCGCTGGATATTGAAAGCCCAGCCCGCCGCTTATCGCTGTTCCTGAATCCATCTGGAACTGACTTGGTGCTGCTGACGGAACCAGAAGACCGCTCGCTGCGCCTCGACCAGCTGGAGATGGAATACTACCGGGCTTTGCTACGCCAACCCCAATTACAGCAGCACCTGCTCACCGCTGGTCAACCCATTCGGTATTCGCACGCCTGTCGTGATGTTTCCGTGCAGCTGCCACAGGACCAAGCCGCCCTACAAGCGGCCATCGGAGCCCGGGCCGTCCGCACATCGGTGGCTGAACCGGGTGCTCGCATCAAAATCTGGCGGGCACAGCCTGATTTGACTGTAGTGGCTGATGAAATTGAGGTGTCTACTTATGCGGAAGTGACGGTGGGTAGCTGGACTTTAGCTGTACCGCACCAACTATTGCGGGAAATACGCGAGCAGCGTCAGGTGCGTCTACCCAATGAAACCGGTGGGGTATTAATTGGCGTTTTCGATACACAGCACCGCCGGGTGTACATCGTAGACCTTATTCTCTCGCCGGCAGATAGTCAGGAATCCCCCATCGCTTATACCCGTGGCGTGGAGGGGGTACCAGAAGAACTTGCCCGTATCAGCGAATGCACAGGCCGGCAGGTATTGTACGTAGGAGAATGGCACTCACACCCGGACGGTTACAGCGTACTACCTAGTGAAGATGATAAGAGACTGTTTGCTACTCTGCAACGTGAGAGCCAAACAAAAGGATTACCAGCTGTGATGGCTATTGCTGGTGAACATGGGACTACAAGCTGGTACGTAGCAGATATCGCCGTTGGTAGAGGAGTAAATAAGCTGCCTAGCTGA
- a CDS encoding DUF4365 domain-containing protein, protein MSFAKQPLVDKNALQSEKSVRAVMSLLSLENGFISRTETPDYGVDLDVELVDESGATSRKFAVQIKSAASVRFVEQDGQQFVTLPFDTSRLGYLCRRSPASGIIVLYDAAEQVCYFDYVEALVYRLEGREATREWREQKQVTLHLTKQILDEEALRSLHNQVSHTYQQHHRLVRQYGGQYGLTSFAPEVSDKSTPLPNPNDPDQLAAWLEIYGGLLFNLGDYRMLLDMLNRLPPRTIGASKRLLFLAALANTHTGVLIEAEYFLRKCAAEEYDEAEQDLLAFSRIALALAKGEASRSTVLDELASLKQRTTSSINTLTFSLNIIYLSLVNSWYVENAGPMLTSIKDLFREIDDAPIELREKHLLTVYNCENLCILLSTTFSRDATYAKIRAELGAPLAHSVQLDRARATAEIITAITDRSKAAATYAYNHKDEVLLAYAVRLDATLFLDIQHTQLLLTANEQLSLTPQERDTFSQVTSRCANAHGIFVKHQLPKAAHQALGLVYELDALCRAVYRQALLTQPPEELLEQLAQLEKQTGIAPFKPTVQQSYQQTKALLTKSEDDLAHQSDESLAEFAVRYLEVLGLPVDRLPNLLAEMQASRLFQQECENSLLELLSDQGHPAQNLSAYTQPTSYKIRNKVTGFTTPASSDVSKLLEQYRVMVKNWK, encoded by the coding sequence ATGAGCTTCGCAAAGCAACCACTAGTTGATAAGAATGCCTTGCAAAGTGAAAAATCTGTGCGGGCTGTAATGTCGTTGCTGTCGTTGGAAAATGGCTTTATCAGCCGCACCGAAACACCCGATTATGGGGTGGATTTAGATGTGGAGCTAGTAGATGAGTCGGGTGCTACTTCCCGCAAATTTGCGGTGCAAATCAAGAGCGCGGCTAGTGTCAGGTTTGTGGAACAGGACGGCCAACAGTTTGTGACGTTACCGTTTGATACCTCACGCCTTGGCTACCTCTGTCGTCGTTCGCCGGCTTCCGGTATCATCGTCCTCTACGATGCTGCCGAGCAAGTTTGTTACTTCGATTACGTGGAGGCACTGGTTTATCGGTTAGAAGGCAGGGAGGCGACTCGCGAATGGCGCGAGCAGAAGCAGGTTACTCTGCATCTGACCAAGCAAATACTAGACGAAGAGGCACTGCGCTCACTGCATAATCAGGTCAGCCATACTTACCAGCAGCATCATCGACTAGTGCGGCAATACGGTGGTCAGTATGGCCTGACCAGCTTCGCCCCCGAAGTCAGCGACAAATCCACCCCTCTGCCTAATCCTAATGACCCCGACCAACTGGCCGCCTGGCTCGAAATTTACGGTGGCCTGTTGTTCAACCTCGGCGATTACCGGATGCTGCTGGATATGTTAAACCGGCTACCGCCGCGTACCATTGGCGCATCCAAGCGGTTACTGTTTCTAGCTGCCCTGGCAAATACACACACTGGGGTACTGATTGAAGCAGAGTACTTCCTGCGCAAATGCGCCGCCGAAGAATACGACGAGGCGGAGCAGGACTTGCTGGCATTTTCTCGCATTGCCTTGGCGCTGGCTAAAGGTGAGGCTTCCCGTAGCACCGTGCTTGACGAGTTAGCCAGCCTCAAACAGCGAACGACTTCCTCTATTAACACCCTCACTTTCAGCCTAAATATTATCTACCTGAGTCTAGTTAATTCCTGGTATGTAGAAAATGCCGGGCCGATGCTCACTTCTATTAAGGACCTGTTTCGGGAGATAGACGATGCCCCAATTGAGTTGCGTGAAAAGCATTTGCTTACAGTTTATAATTGTGAAAACCTCTGCATCCTACTCTCGACAACCTTCTCCCGCGATGCGACTTATGCCAAAATTCGGGCGGAGCTAGGAGCCCCGCTGGCGCACAGCGTACAACTAGACCGTGCTCGGGCCACCGCTGAGATAATTACGGCTATTACTGACCGAAGTAAAGCCGCAGCTACCTATGCCTACAACCATAAGGACGAGGTGCTGCTGGCCTATGCCGTTCGCCTGGATGCTACTCTCTTCCTGGATATTCAACACACGCAGCTGCTACTTACAGCAAATGAGCAGCTTTCGCTTACACCTCAAGAGCGCGATACCTTCAGCCAAGTAACTAGTAGGTGTGCAAATGCTCACGGTATTTTCGTCAAGCACCAGCTACCCAAGGCAGCACACCAAGCACTTGGCCTTGTGTATGAGCTTGATGCGCTGTGCCGAGCCGTATATCGGCAGGCATTGCTGACGCAACCGCCCGAAGAATTGCTGGAACAATTGGCTCAACTGGAAAAACAAACCGGTATCGCCCCGTTCAAGCCCACGGTGCAACAGTCTTACCAACAAACGAAAGCCTTACTGACAAAGTCGGAGGATGATTTAGCGCACCAATCCGACGAAAGTCTTGCTGAGTTCGCAGTACGCTATTTGGAAGTACTTGGGCTACCCGTTGACCGTTTACCTAACCTGTTGGCCGAAATGCAGGCTAGTCGATTGTTTCAACAGGAATGTGAAAACTCTTTATTAGAGCTGCTGAGCGACCAAGGCCACCCAGCCCAGAACCTTAGCGCTTATACCCAGCCAACTTCGTACAAAATTCGCAATAAAGTAACTGGCTTTACCACGCCAGCAAGCAGCGATGTGAGTAAACTGCTCGAACAGTATCGCGTAATGGTCAAAAACTGGAAGTAG